A region of Lycium barbarum isolate Lr01 chromosome 1, ASM1917538v2, whole genome shotgun sequence DNA encodes the following proteins:
- the LOC132603843 gene encoding uncharacterized protein LOC132603843, which yields MGDNSATSSPSSAKSSAIDDALLKQFFAEVSEVERDNEVIRILSCFKLNPFEYLNLSFDSSIDEVKKQYRKLSLLVHPDKCKHPQAKEAFGALAKAQQLLLDQQERDYILSQVVAAKEELRSKRKKQLKKDTASKLKSLVTEGKYDQEHEQSEEFQQQLKLKVREILTDQEWRRRKMSMRISEEEGRLKKDEEETKEMWKRKREHEEQWEGTREKRVSSWRDFMKGGKKAKKGEIRPPKLKTEDPNKSYVQRPVKRG from the exons ATGGGAGATAACAGCGCCACATCATCTCCGTCATCCGCAAAAAGCTCCGCCATAGATGACGCGCTTCTCAAGCAATTCTTCGCTGAGGTCAGCGAAGTTGAGCGCGATAACGAAGTTATCAG GATACTTTCATGCTTCAAGTTGAATCCATTTGAATACCTTAACCTTTCATTTGATTCATCCATTGACGAAGTTAAAAAGCAGTATCGTAAG TTGTCTTTGCTTGTTCACCCTGATAAATGCAAGCATCCCCAAGCAAAGGAGGCATTTGGCG CCTTAGCTAAAGCGCAACAGTTGTTGCTTGATCAACAGGAGAGGGATTACATTCTGAGCCAAGTTGTTGCAGCAAAAG AAGAATTAAGATCAAAGCGGAAGAAGCAGCTTAAAAAAGATACTGCTAGCAAATTGAAATCATTAGTTACTGAG GGAAAATATGACCAAGAACATGAGCAGTCAGAGGAATTCCAGCAGCAGCTGAAGTTGAAGGTTAGAGAAATATTGACAGATCAAGAATGGCGGAGGAGAAAAATGTCAATGAGG ATATCTGAAGAGGAAGGTCGCCTGAAGAAAGATGAGGAAGAAACAAAAGAGATGTGGAAAAGAAAACGTGAGCATGAGGAGCAGTGGGAAGGAACTAGAGAAAAGAGG GTATCCAGTTGGAGGGATTTCATGAAGGGCGGGAAGAAG GCTAAGAAAGGAGAGATTCGGCCTCCAAAGTTGAAGACGGAAGATCCCAACAAATCTTATGTTCAAAGACCAGTTAAACGAGGTTAA